In the Bacteroidota bacterium genome, ATTCATCTAATACCTTCGATTCGATGATATTAAAAATTTGTTCCGGATTTACATTTCCACAAGTAACACATTCACTCTCGTTAGCATTTACATGGTTAACCAAAGTCTTAAAATAAATAATCGCTTCTACAGGATTTCCGTTATAAATTGCATATCCACCTAAATCGAGGATAATTAACTTATCAAACATTTTAAAAATTTCGGAGGATGGTTGGTGAATTACAACAAATACCAACTTTCCTTTTAGGGCCAGCTCTTTTAGCAAGTCCATAATATTTTCGCTGTCGCGTGATGATAATCCGGAAGTTGGTTCATCCACAAACAAAACAGAAGGTTCACGTATAAGCTCTAATGCTATGTTTAATCGTTTACGTTGTCCTCCGCTGATAGTTTTTTCAAGAGGACTTCCTACCTTTAAATCTCTAGTTTCGTATAAACCAATACTGATGAGTAATTCGAGTACTATTTTAGAAATTTCCTTATCGGATAAATTATCGAAACAAAGTTTTGCGTTGTAAAAAAGATTTTGAAAAACGGTGAGTTGCTCTATTAATAAATCATCCTGAGACACGTGCCCGATAACTCCTTCTATTTTATTTTTTTCAGTGTGAATATTTATACCATTAATCAGTACTTCTCCACCGGAAGGTTTATCGTTACCATTTAAAATATTTAATAAGGTTGATTTACCGGCACCGCTCCCACCCATAATACCAATGAGAGTTCCCGATTCTTCAAACATATTAAACTTATGTAATCCAATTTTTTCGTTCTTAAATTTAAACTCGAGCGATTTGGTTTGAAATACAATTTTTGATGCGGTTTTATCAGTCATAAATGAACTGATAATATCGCTGTAATAAATTGGAGATACTTTGGAGCTTCGGATGGTGCTACCGGGTGTTAAAATATGTGCTTTATCAGCAGTAAGAAGTTGTCCATTTAAGTACAATTCAGCTGTCCCAAAATAACGCAAAATGTACATGCTTACACTAGATATCTGTAGCACGCGAATTTCACCACTTAAGGTTTCTACATATAAATGGCGGGATCTATTTTCATGAAGCTCTTTACTATTATCTATTAGCAGTAAATTACTTGAATCTGAAAATTCATTTTTACTACTATTGATAAAGGTGGAGCAACGAATGAACTCCTGGTCTTCAATATTAAATACTTCTGAAACCGTTTTAACAAACTCAAGTTCCTGTTCAGAAGTTTCGTCATTCGAATTAATAAATTCAATCAATCGAATAAGAACAACGACCTTTTGCTTTTGCGTAAGTTCCTTATTGATCTCAGTACAAATTTTTAAAACTTTTACTGAATTTACCGAAGTCTTTTTTTTACGTTTTTCGCTATCTCCACCACCCTGCAATTTCTCAACAAATTCGTCAAAGAGCTTTAAATACTCATCTACTAATTCTTGATTGAGTTGCTGTTTTAAAAATGATTGAACAATATACCTTCCTGAATTAGTAACACCATCAACTTTTGCAATAATTGCGAAAAGTTGCATAAGGGCTTTCAGAATTCGTTCACTCATTGGCTTGGGCGGTTAATTAGGTTAAAAAAAAAAGACATTACAACTCGAGGTATAATGTCTTTTAAGTATTTTGCAATACAGTTATTGTTTAAAACTAATGAGCAATACAGCGCATCCAGACGTAGAGCTTGTTTTATTTAGTTTAGCTTCCATTGTTACATCCATTGTGTTGGTGAATTTAAAATCCCAGTATGGAGAGTTCATTTGATCGGCATTGCTAAACAATAAATTTCGTTCTTTATCGTATAATTCAAAGGTTAGGTTTCCATCGGTTAATCCACTGCAAGCAGCTATTCTATATTGAGAACCGCCGTAAAAGGTTGCATGAAATTCAGCAACTTCTTTATCCAGTAAAAGTGCTCGGTATTGTTGACCATCTGAAATATACTGATTGGTTAAATTTTTTACACAAGCATTTGCAATGGTATCGCATTGAGCGTTTGCTTTGCTGCTAATCAACAGCACACATAAAATAAAAGCAATTTTTGAAATGATAGTTTTCATATTTTTTGGTTTATTTTTATATTCCTTACATGGATAACAAAAGCTGAAAAATGCTTGGTTGTCGATGAAAGAACTTTTATTTTATTGATTTCTAATTATCCAACAATTAAGCTGCGTATATGATTTATTTTTTCAGTAATAACTTTCAACTGTGCTTCAGTGATAACAACTTCTGATTTACTGTTAATGGTTGTTACTTTATTAGTTACATCAGTAGTTGGAGCAACAAAAGTGTATTTTTGTTCAATTGCATCAAAATCATAAGCTAAGTCAATTAACGCATCAACGAACTCTGTATATTCAGGTTGTTGGTAATACGGTGTCAATAGCTTGATTAAATTATCGAGTGAAGATTTTTGCTCTCCAATGCGATTAGCAATTTCTTGATTTGGTTTTGCTTTTACTAAACTGGTAGTAAAATATAAGCTTTCAACCCAACCTCCGGCAATAATCAATGCACTTACATCTGTTCTTTCATTGTCTTTAAGATATGAATCGCTAGCACGATAAGCAGCTGAAGTCATTCCTAACAAGGAATCTTTATTTGCTAAATTTCCTTCGAAACGCTTCATTAAAGATGCATCAAACGCACCGGAAACTCCAATATCATCTGCAAGTTTTTTTACTACTTTTAAATAACCGATTGCATCCTGAGGTTGTTCGTAAATAGTTACATAACCTAAATCAGCACCGTATACACCTAGGTTTAAAGCCTTTTTGTAGTTGGTTGAATAGGTTGTGCTTTTACTTGCTGCATTCAAAATGTCTTTGGTGTAATTGGCGCCTAACTTCTTTAATAAAAGTGAGGTTTCAATTGGTGAAGGAATACTGAACAAAGCTCCATTCACATTCACAAGGTTGGTTTTAGTACTGTCAACAGCAACTACATCCTCGCTACTCTTTTCTTTGTCGCCACCACCACAGCTATAAAATGTTATAGCGGGAACTGCCAACAAAAATGCTAATTTCCTGATGTGTAATTTTTTAAGTGTCATATCAAAGAATGATTTTTGTTTTAGTAATTAGGGTGCAAGTAATGAAAAAATATTTAATTGTCAAAATAAAAATGGCTGTAAACGTATATTCAATTTTTCCCCAAGTTTTTTAAGACTTAAACAACAAATCTTAATTATTTGAACAAATTCGTATTACTTGTAAGAATGTATAATCGTTTTGTCGTAGTAAAAAATCACGAAACAAAACATCCAATTATTAAAAGTAAAAAAGCCACTCCCATTTTCCGGAAGTGGCTTTTTTACTAAGCATTCAAGCTATTAATATTGTATAGCGACACGCAAGGTTTTTATTACATTGCTTTTGTCTTCAATTTGAATTAAATAAACTCCTTGTGCCAATTGATTCAAATTTAATTTTTGAACATTTTCACCTTCAACCACATCGGCAGTTTCACGCTGTACAACATTTCCTAAAACATCCATTACTTTGAACGTGTAAGCACTATTTTCGAAAGCAACAAATGAAACCGACACTATACCGGATGAAGGATTTGGAAACACCTTAAACTCGTTTTCAACAGTTAGTGTTTCTTCCTCTAAATCTGCTCCTGCAATTGTACGACAACCTGAATTCATTGTAATAGCTAAACTTTTACTAGCAGATGAACCACAGGTATTTTTAGCTTTTACGGTTAAGGTAATTGAACTTGAAGTGGCAGAAGTATATTTTACGGTGGCAGTAGTACCTGTTGGTGTCCCAACAAAACTAGCACCTCCACTAATTGTCCAAGTATATGAACTTGCCCCACTAACAGCTGCTATTGAATAAATAACCGAAGCGTTGCTCTTACATACAGTTGTAGCTCCAGTTATTGCACCTGGTTGTGCTGGCGCTGCATACACTGTTATACTCGATGCTGTACTTGAACCACAGCAATTTACAGCCTTAACTGTAATTGCACCTGAACTTGTAAAATTAGTTCCAAAACTTACTTTAATGGAAGTTCCATTGTTTGAAGTAATACTAGCTCCTGATGGAACAGTCCATTGATAAGAAGTTGCACCGTATACAGCTGCAATTGAATAAACCTGACCAGTTTTACGACAAACATTGGTGCTAGGTCCACTTATAGTTCCTGCATTGTTGGGTTTTGATTGAATTGATTTGCTAATGGTTGGTCCATTGCCACAAGCATTACTAGCATATACTGAAATAACACCTGATACAAAACCTGATGGTAGTAATACATCTACTTCATATTCGTTGTTAGAACTAACACCATATAAGGTTAAAGGATTTCCACTATGACCTAAACCATCCGTAATAATGCATCCTGCAGGTGCTGACCATGTATAAGATGTTGCAGTAGGAACAGCTAATATCTCGTATTCATAAGTATTTCCTCCACATACACCAAATGCCTGATTATCATCGGATCCACTCGCATACCATACCGGACTTGCAGGTGCAGTACCTGAAACTCCTACTGTTACAGAAGCAGTTGCTAAGCAGCCATTGGCATCATTCACCGTTACAGTATAATTTCCAGCAGCTAACGCAGTAACATTTGCTCCTATTTTTCCTGTTGGGTTCCAAGTATAAGCATATCCAAGTGTACCTCCACTCGCAACAACAGTTGCAGTTCCAGTGCTTACTCCACAACCTGAAGGTGTACTTGAGGTACTTAAACTAATAGCGCTTGGTACTTGTATGCTTGCTGAATTTGAAGCCAAACACCCATTGGCATCTGTTACTGTATATGAATAAGTACCTGCAGCTAAATTAGTAGTTGCAGTGTTTGAATAGGTATAACCCGGGCTACCACCACTGGCCGATAGATTTACACTACCGGTTTGTCCAAAACATGCTGGTTGTAAAGCAGTTGCACTTAACAAAAGCTGACTTGGCGCTTGATTTACTAATGCACTTGTTGAAGCACTGCATCCATTATCATCGCTTACAGTAAAACTGTAGTTACCTACAGTTAAATTAGTGGTTGCATCGGGACCAAAGGTATAATTTCCGGTACCACCGCTAGCTGTTAAAGTTACATTCCCTAATTGTCCATAACATGCAGGCTGGCTAACAGTTGCTGTTAAAATTAATTGTGAAGGTGCTGCATTTATTGTAGCAGTTGTTGATGCGCTACAGCCATTTTCATCACTAACTGTATAGGCAAATGTTCCGGCACTTAAATTTGTGACTGGCGTTGCGTCGTAACTATAATTACCAACTCCTCCACTTGCTGCTAAGACAACAGATCCTAACTCATTAAAACATAATGGTTGAGTAACAGTAGCTTGTAGCTGAACAGCAGAAGGTGCTTGATCAATAAATACGGTGGCAGAAGCAGTACATTGATTTCCATCTGTAACAGAATATATATAACTTCCAGAAACTAAATTTACGGTTGGTGTTGAATCGTATTGATAATTGCCCACTCCACCGGAAGCTATTAAATTAACACTTCCAGTTTGCCCGAAACATAATGCTTGCGAGGCAGTTGCTTGTAACAACAATTCGCTTGGTGCTGCATCAATTGTTGCCACTGCATCGGCAGTACATCCATTGGCATCGCTCACTTGATATTGATAAGTATTTGCAGCTAAATTAGCGGTTGTGCCTGTATACACATAATTACCAGTGCCTCCATTGGCTATTAAATTTACTGATCCCAATTGTCCATAGCACAAAGATTGTGTTGCTGTAGCAGCTAAAGTTAATAAGTTGGGTTGATTAAACAATCCAGTGTTATATATTACAAAATAATTCGGAGGTGCTATTAAAGTTACATTGCTCGGAACAATGGAATAATTTCCACCATCTGGAGTACCAACAACAACTTGATTTAAGTTATCAAGCACCGCAAAATCAGGACCTGAGCTTATAACAGTTGCTGGACTATCATCGTAATCAAATCCGGTTATTGTTGCAGTAAACGTTGGTAAACTATTGCAAAGTGGAGATTGATTATCAGCAGTAACAAACAAGGAATCAGGCAATATAGTTAAGGTTCCCGGTACATAGGTAACATCAAAATTATTGGTGATAAATGCGCCAGGAACAACAAAATGAGTCCCTGCTCCTACACCAGTAATTAAGTTAATTGAATAAAAAGTATAAATAGTATCGGTAGCAGCGGTGTAATCATCTTCGTCAATAATAACTGCAACATCAGCACCTCCAGAGGCAGTAGTACTATTTACTACAGTTGAACCGTTTACCAATCCTCTTTGATTCACAGTTGCAGTACCATTTACTAAGCCTTTTTGATTCACCAATCCCTTTTGATTTGCCAATGGGTTACCATTTGCCAAAGTTGCATTTACTGAATCTACCTGATAACCAAACAAGGATGATAAAGCCAGATCAATTACTTTTGTTGTATCGTATAAAGGAACATTGTTTACTAATCCTTTTTGATTCACCAATCCTCTTTGATTCACTAATCCTTTTTGACTTACCATAAAACTCAAATTTGCTAAATCAGAGTTTACCAAACCTCTTTGATTAACCACTGTTTGATCATCGATTAACGCAACTGCATCTACTAAGGTTGAACTATGGTCGTTTGCAATAGCATTTATAAAAGTAGTTTGATTAAGAATTGCAATATTTGAAGTATCAAAAGTGTAATCAAAATCTAAATCCAATCCATTAATTTGGTCGCCATAAGTAAGAACCAAATCTTTTGCCTTAATTACAAGCGGCATTTTTTCTATGGTTAATAATGCATCATTAAAAGAATAGTTATACAATTCTTGTAATCCAATGTCGCTAGTTGCAGGCGCAGATGCACGAATAAAATATATACCTGCATTGCTTGAGCTAGTTGCCGGAGTGCTGTATTGTATAGCTGACAACCCTAAATCAGCAAGGGTTAGTCCAAGACTAGCAGGATCTTGCCCATCAACAGTTACGTTTGAAGTAAATACAGGCAAATCTTCACCGTATTTTTTAGTTTTGTTTTGACAGCTTACTACGACATTTTTCTTAGTTGCTCCAAAAAAATAAAGTGTATCTGAATAACCACCGTCGTTGGTATTTGGGGCAATTGAGGGGTTATAGATTTGCACCGGAGGATTACCAAAGAAAGTCGGAACGGTAGCTTGCAATTGATTGTTGGAAAGCACAGTTGTCGCCAATGGTTGGCCTCTGAATATAATTTGTGAATTAGAAGTAAGAAAGTTACCATCAACAGTAACAGTGAAAGTAACTGTACCTGGAGTAATTGTTTGAGGTATAGCAAGTGAAATAATATCCGGTGTGGGTGCAGCAAAAGTTCGCATAGCCGCATCAGCATTGGTAAGGCCAAAACCTGACTTTTCATCAAACCTGGTGTATACATTTCATCGGCAGTACTTTGTAAAACCGATTTCACCTCAACCGGAGTCATGGTTTGATTATAAAATTTCTGCTTACCTTCAAGTAACAAAGCTGCAACTCCCGCAGCATGCGGAGCAGAGGCTGAAGTACCAAAGAAATTTGGGAAGGCATCGGAATCAATATTTACACCCCCCATATTAACGGTAGTATTACCGCCATTTGGCGCACATATATCCGGCTTATTACGCACTACTCCATTCACCGGTGTTCCTCCTATTGAAGAGAAAGAAGCAACTGTTGCAGGATTAACTCCATAAGCAGGTGTATTGGTATATAAAACAGCACCTACTGCCATTGCACCGGCAGCATTTGCTTGTCCAACAATAGTTGATGTTCCTGAATTGTGCTCGGCAATAACACCCTCGCCTCTAAAAATTATGTACTTAAAACGTACATTGCTGTTACCGGAAGCACGGGTAATCATTATACTCGCATTTTGTGGAACTGAACCACCAACAGTAAAGGTTAGTACTTCCAGAGGGTCTCCACTAATATTGTTTCGGTTAAATCCGAATAAAGTTATACCATTATCAGCTGTTAAATAAATATCTAAGTCGTTATTAGTACCGGTAGAAACTTGCCCTTGTGAGTAAATTGAATCTTGCCACTGCATAACAATTACATAATTTCCAGGAGCCAAAACCAGGCTTTGGAATATGTCACCACCACCAAAATCGTGGGCAAAACCGTTTAATCCATTTGGAGCAGGTACCGGATTAAAATTGTTTTCATATGATTTATCGCCAAAATTTCCTGCCGATGAAAAATAAGAAACTCCCTGAGCAGTAACATTATCAACAGCCTTGGCAACTATACCATCTTGAAAGAAAGGTTCTGTGATGAAAGTAATATCATCAACAATTACCTTACAATTGGCATTTTTTAATGCTACTATACCTTGAGCCATATCGCCCGAACTAATAAAGCCGGTGCGAAATGCCAAATCAGCTTTAGGTGCAATATCATGTACTATTTGCAACATCGCTCTACCTTCGTCGGTTTGAACGCCGTATGGATAATCTTTCAAAACTTGGACAGGTGTTGTATTTAGAGGATTTCCAGGTCCCGGTAAATCTCCGTTAACAATATCTGTAGCTGCAGGATTACCAACGATGGTATTATAGCTATTTGAAATTACACCTACTTTTACTCCTGCCCCAGCTAAATCATATCCGGTTCGCGCTAAATTAGATTTAAGTGCAATATCGCCTGCACTTGTTACAATACCTGCGTTAGAAACTGGCGGAAACAAAGGTCGCACATAGTCAATTAAAGTTGGTAAACTGTCAAGTTTTTTTAGATGAGCAACCGGATACAAACCTGAAATGAATAGTGTATTTGGACCATTGTCAATTAAATCGGTTATACCATAAGGAGTAGTAAGTAAGAGGTTTAATAAATTTTGATATTGTCCGGCAAGTGCAATAACTTCAATATACACACTATCTTGTTCTATTTGATATATGTTATCAAGTGTATCGCTAACCGAAGGATTAAAATTGTAGTACAAAGAAGTTAATTCTGACCCAATCAATGAACCCACTTTACCGGTTGGATCAGGCGGGTAATATGGAAATATACATGGGCCTTGACTAATTTGAGCTACATCAGAAGCAGTACATCCATTGGTTGGATTAGTAACAGTTAAAGTATACGTTCCAATTGCATCTATTGTAGGTTGGGCTTGCAAGTTTGAATTGGTAAAATTTCCACCGGCTGTAGTCCAACTAAAGTTTACACCCTGAGTCGTTGATGAACCAGCTAATTGTCGTGTTAAATAAGCACATGATATTACGTTGTCAGGTCCAGCATTTACATTAGGAGCAACTTTATCCTCGGTTACAACTGCTATGTCGGTTGCCGAACAACCACCAGTGGCAGTTGTAACAGTAAGTGTGTAAGTACCGGCGGTTGTAACTGTAGGATTAGCAATATTTGTCGCAGAAGTAATTGTTCCACCATATGATGCTACCCAAGAATAACTTACACCTGCGGTTGTAGACGATCCGGATAATTGAGCGGTTGGCATTGCACAAGTTAAAACATTATCTGAACCTGCATTTGCTGTTGGGGTTGTACAAGTAGTTACTAGCAAAGGAGCATATACCATGCTAACTCCACATTGTAAATTTACTTGGCTTCCACTCCATAAGGCACCAACAATATCGCTATTACCTGTTCCAGACCCAACACTTATTGCGGTATAAGGAGCCCAAACAGTTCCAGCCCATTTGGTATGGGTTGAGGAGGAACCATTTGCTATTTTAAATCCGGTTTGAGCTGTACTGTGTGTTTCTAAATAAATTCGAGAAGCACTTCCACCATTTATAATACTTACACCTAATTTCTCAAGAAGGACATTGTTGTGTACATAAATTCGGATGGTTCCTGAAGGTCGATTCTTAAAATCGAATACGAAAGTGTTACTGGTTCCGGATTTATTTTCAATTCTATCAAAAACATATACGCCAGTATCACTGAATGTGAGTGTTTTATTTCCAGAAAGTTTAACTTTACCATACTTGCCAGCAACAACTGTTTTATTGCCGGTTATATCTGCAACAACAGGACATGCTGGGAAAACATTGACCGCAGGTAAAACGGGAAAAGCAGGCAAACTTGGAGCTGAAGTTACATTACCACCTGCCGGAGTTGGTCCGGTATAAGTTGTTCCGGTAGGATGTGTAACCTTGCCGGCTACAGTTCCACCACCCACAACACAATTACCGTTTACATCTATATTGCCAGACAAAGTAGCATTGGATCCAACAGAAACAATTGTTCCAGTAACTGCAGGAGAATTAGCTGCTGTAATTTTACCGGAAACAACATTACTATTTGCTAAAATTACTTTTCCAAGGCTACTTATGTTGGCCATAATCGATGCACTTCCACTTGTACTCACAAGTTTTAAACTACCAACAGTACCTCCACCAGTTACACTTGAAGACGATCCCATAAATACCCCAGCACCAGGTGATGAAGGTGATGTACAGCCGCTTTGGATACTTCCTGAAAACAACACAAAATCAGACATTTGCAATTGTTGACCGAAACTTTGCTGACCAAACAATAAAACAAGTCCTGCAACTGACAAGGTTCTACCTGAAAATGCAACAACTGATTTCAGCCATTTTTGCTGACGAATAAAGATATTTTTCATATTAATGGTATTTTTTAGTGGTTATATTAACGAAACAAATATACTTTTTTTTTTGACATAGAATAATACTAATCAAAGAATTAATAATCATTTAATGATTCTAAAAATCAATTACTTACATTCGTTAAAAGCGATGCGGTTAAACGTCTAAAAACTAAAAAGGTTTTACTACTAAAAAGCCGCCTCATTTATTAGTGAGACGGCTTAGAATAAAAGCTTAGGGATGTCTTAGTTTAAGGAAACATTCTTTTTAATTTCCTTTTCAATTTTATTCCTAAAAACAAAATCACCATTAAATACATCAAGCATAATCTCGCTATCGGGTTGTACTTTTCCTGCTAAGAGTTGTTTGCTCAACTCGTTTACCACACGTTTTTGAAGTACACGTTTTACCGGCCTAGCACCAAATTGTGGGTCGTATCCTAACTGGGCGAGCCAATCAATTGCTTCTGGGGTAGCTTCTATGTTAACATGATTTTCCTTCATCATTTTAGCAATAATTCCAAACTGAATCTCAACTACTTTTTTAACTTCTTCCCTATTTAAGGGTGTAAACAGAATAGTTTCGTCAATGCGGTTTAGAAATTCAGGGCGTATACTTTTCTTCAATAATTCGAAAACTTCCAAACGAGTTTTGGCCATGATTTTGTCGCGATTAGCCTCGGTTAATCCTTCAGAATTTTCCTGAATGATTTGCGAACCCAAATTGCTGGTCATAATAATGATGGTATTTTTAAAATTCACCACCCTTCCCTTATTGTCTGTTAATCGACCATCGTCCAAAACTTGCAATAATATATTGAATACATCTGGATGGGCTTTCTCAATCTCATCGAGCAAAACAACACTATATGGTTTGCGCCGAACTGCTTCAGTTAATTGTCCACCTTCTTCGTAACCAACATAGCCCGGAGGTGCTCCAACCAATCGACTAACCGCATGCCTTTCTTGGTACTCACTCATGTCAATTCGGGTCATGGAATGTTCGTTATTGAATAAAAACTCTGCGAGTGCTTTTGCTAATTCCGTTTTTCCCACACCGGTTGTTCCCAAAAAGATAAATGAACCAATTGGCTTTCTTGCATCTTGCATTCCTGCGCGGCTTCGGCGTATTGCATCCGAAATTGCTTCAATTGCTTCATCTTGCCCAACAACCCGTTGATGCAATTCTGCTTCTAAGCTCAATAATTTTTCGCGTTCGCTTTGTAGCATGCGGGTTACAGGAATTCCGGTCCAGCGTGAAACTACATCGGCAATATCTTGAGCATCTACTTCTTCTTTAATCATTGGTGAACCCCCGGCTTTCAGTTCATCCAATTTTGATTTATATGAATCCAATTGGATCTCTGCTTCTTTAATTTTCCCATAGCGAATTTCAGCAACCTTTCCATAATCGCCCTCGCGCTCAGCTTTTTCGGCTTCGTATTTCAATTGTTCAATTTGCTCTTTTACTTTTTGTATACCTTCAACTACTTCCTTTTCACTTTGCCACTTTGCTTTTAATGAATTTCGTTGATCACTTAATTCAGCTATTTCTTTACTTAATATTTCGAGTTTTTTCGTGTCATTCTCTCTTTTAATAGCTTCTTTTTCTATTTCAAGTTGTCTGATTTTTCTTTCCAATTCATCTAACTCAACCGGCATAGAATTAATTTCCATGCGCAATTTAGAAGCGGCTTCATCCATTAGGTCAATTGCCTTATCGGGTAAAAAACGTTCATTAATATAACGCTGCGAAAGCTCAACAGCCGATATAATTGCTTCATCTTTAATTCGAACTTTGTGATGTGTTTCATATTTTTCTTTTATACCACGCAGTATCGAAATAGCAACATCAGCAGAAGGCTCATCAACTAAAACTTTTTGAAAACGTCGTTCCAAGGCTTTATCTTTCTCAAAGTATTTTTGATACTCATTTAATGTAGTTGCACCTATAGCCCTTAATTCGCCTCTTGCCAAAGCAGGTTTTAAAATATTGGCGGCATCCATTGCTCCTTCGCCACCACCGGCGCCAACCAATGTATGTATTTCATCAATAAACAACACTATTTCTCCATCAGCAGCAATTACTTCTTTTACAACCGATTTTAATCGTTCTTCAAATTCTCCTTTGTACTTAGCACCTGCAATTAAAGCACCCATGTCGAGCGAATAAATTAATTTAGATTTTAAATTTTCAGGTACATCTCCATTAACAATTCTATGTGCTAAACCTTCTGCAATCGCAGTTTTTCCTACACCCGGCTCTCCTATTAAAATTGGATTGTTTTTAGTTCTTCGTGTCAAAATTTGCAAAACTCTTCTTATCTCTTCGTCTCTGCCTATAACCGGATCGAGTTTTCCCTTGCGCACTTGCTCGTTAAGATTGATGGCATATTTATTTAATGAATTGTAGCTTTCATCGGCACTTGCTGAATTAGAGCTAGCGCCTTTTCGCAAATCTGCGATTGCTGCTTTCAAGTCTTTTTCATTTATGCCATTGTCTTTCATCATTTGAGAAATTGTATCCTTTGTTGCAAGAATTCCTAATAACAAATGTTCGATAGATACAAACTCGTCTTTAAAATCTTTTAAATAGGTGCTAGCCTTTACAATTGACTGATTTGCGGCATTTGATAAATAGGGATTTCCTCCACTTACTTTGGGATAGGTTTCAATTACTCTATCCAGCGCTTTTTCAAAATTTACGGTATTAACATTTAATTTTTTTAGGATAAAAGGAGTAACATTTTCATCTACATTGAAAATTCCCTTTAATAAATGACCATTTTCAATTGCCTGTTGATCATTAGCGATAGCTAGATTCTGAGCTTCCTGAATGGC is a window encoding:
- a CDS encoding T9SS type A sorting domain-containing protein, with product MRTFAAPTPDIISLAIPQTITPGTVTFTVTVDGNFLTSNSQIIFRGQPLATTVLSNNQLQATVPTFFGNPPVQIYNPSIAPNTNDGGYSDTLYFFGATKKNVVVSCQNKTKKYGEDLPVFTSNVTVDGQDPASLGLTLADLGLSAIQYSTPATSSSNAGIYFIRASAPATSDIGLQELYNYSFNDALLTIEKMPLVIKAKDLVLTYGDQINGLDLDFDYTFDTSNIAILNQTTFINAIANDHSSTLVDAVALIDDQTVVNQRGLVNSDLANLSFMVSQKGLVNQRGLVNQKGLVNNVPLYDTTKVIDLALSSLFGYQVDSVNATLANGNPLANQKGLVNQKGLVNGTATVNQRGLVNGSTVVNSTTASGGADVAVIIDEDDYTAATDTIYTFYSINLITGVGAGTHFVVPGAFITNNFDVTYVPGTLTILPDSLFVTADNQSPLCNSLPTFTATITGFDYDDSPATVISSGPDFAVLDNLNQVVVGTPDGGNYSIVPSNVTLIAPPNYFVIYNTGLFNQPNLLTLAATATQSLCYGQLGSVNLIANGGTGNYVYTGTTANLAANTYQYQVSDANGCTADAVATIDAAPSELLLQATASQALCFGQTGSVNLIASGGVGNYQYDSTPTVNLVSGSYIYSVTDGNQCTASATVFIDQAPSAVQLQATVTQPLCFNELGSVVLAASGGVGNYSYDATPVTNLSAGTFAYTVSDENGCSASTTATINAAPSQLILTATVSQPACYGQLGNVTLTASGGTGNYTFGPDATTNLTVGNYSFTVSDDNGCSASTSALVNQAPSQLLLSATALQPACFGQTGSVNLSASGGSPGYTYSNTATTNLAAGTYSYTVTDANGCLASNSASIQVPSAISLSTSSTPSGCGVSTGTATVVASGGTLGYAYTWNPTGKIGANVTALAAGNYTVTVNDANGCLATASVTVGVSGTAPASPVWYASGSDDNQAFGVCGGNTYEYEILAVPTATSYTWSAPAGCIITDGLGHSGNPLTLYGVSSNNEYEVDVLLPSGFVSGVISVYASNACGNGPTISKSIQSKPNNAGTISGPSTNVCRKTGQVYSIAAVYGATSYQWTVPSGASITSNNGTSIKVSFGTNFTSSGAITVKAVNCCGSSTASSITVYAAPAQPGAITGATTVCKSNASVIYSIAAVSGASSYTWTISGGASFVGTPTGTTATVKYTSATSSSITLTVKAKNTCGSSASKSLAITMNSGCRTIAGADLEEETLTVENEFKVFPNPSSGIVSVSFVAFENSAYTFKVMDVLGNVVQRETADVVEGENVQKLNLNQLAQGVYLIQIEDKSNVIKTLRVAIQY
- the clpB gene encoding ATP-dependent chaperone ClpB; protein product: MNLKNYTIKSQEAIQEAQNLAIANDQQAIENGHLLKGIFNVDENVTPFILKKLNVNTVNFEKALDRVIETYPKVSGGNPYLSNAANQSIVKASTYLKDFKDEFVSIEHLLLGILATKDTISQMMKDNGINEKDLKAAIADLRKGASSNSASADESYNSLNKYAINLNEQVRKGKLDPVIGRDEEIRRVLQILTRRTKNNPILIGEPGVGKTAIAEGLAHRIVNGDVPENLKSKLIYSLDMGALIAGAKYKGEFEERLKSVVKEVIAADGEIVLFIDEIHTLVGAGGGEGAMDAANILKPALARGELRAIGATTLNEYQKYFEKDKALERRFQKVLVDEPSADVAISILRGIKEKYETHHKVRIKDEAIISAVELSQRYINERFLPDKAIDLMDEAASKLRMEINSMPVELDELERKIRQLEIEKEAIKRENDTKKLEILSKEIAELSDQRNSLKAKWQSEKEVVEGIQKVKEQIEQLKYEAEKAEREGDYGKVAEIRYGKIKEAEIQLDSYKSKLDELKAGGSPMIKEEVDAQDIADVVSRWTGIPVTRMLQSEREKLLSLEAELHQRVVGQDEAIEAISDAIRRSRAGMQDARKPIGSFIFLGTTGVGKTELAKALAEFLFNNEHSMTRIDMSEYQERHAVSRLVGAPPGYVGYEEGGQLTEAVRRKPYSVVLLDEIEKAHPDVFNILLQVLDDGRLTDNKGRVVNFKNTIIIMTSNLGSQIIQENSEGLTEANRDKIMAKTRLEVFELLKKSIRPEFLNRIDETILFTPLNREEVKKVVEIQFGIIAKMMKENHVNIEATPEAIDWLAQLGYDPQFGARPVKRVLQKRVVNELSKQLLAGKVQPDSEIMLDVFNGDFVFRNKIEKEIKKNVSLN